DNA from Amorphoplanes friuliensis DSM 7358:
CCGGTTGCAGCAGGCCGCCGACGGCCTGGTGGGTCTGCACGACTTCGCGGCGTTCTGCAAGCGCAAGGAGCACGCCACGACCGTCCGCGCGATCACCCGCCTCGACTGGCGCCGCGAGGCCGACGGGGTGGCCGTGGCGACCGTGCAGGCGGACGCGTTCTGCCAGGCCATGGTCCGCAGCCTGGTCGGCGCGATGCTGACGGTCGGCGACGGGCGTCGTGCGCCGGAGTGGCCGGCCAAGCTGCTGTCCTTGCGGGAACGCTCGAGCGAGGTCACCGTCGCGCCCGCGCACGGGCTCACGCTGATCGCCGTGGGATACGCCGCGGAGGCCGATTACGCCGAGCGCGCCGAGGCCACCCGCCGGCTGCGTGCCTGACGCGGCGCGCGCGCCGAGCGGGCCGAAGCCACGCGTCGCGTGCGCGCCTGACGGGGCTTACGGCTCGATCGCACGCTTGGCCACGATCGTCTCGCCGAGGTACTGCTCGACGAGGTCGGCGGTGATCCGCTCCGCGTACGGGTCGTCGTCGGCGACGAGCTGACCGTCCGGCCGGGCGATCACGCAGTAGAGCAGGAAGTGGCCGCGGGAGTGCCAGCCGACCTGGGCCAGGGGCTCCGCGAGCGGGTCGCTGCCGAGCCCGCCCATCGCGGCGAAGCTGCCCCGGCCTTCCTCGACCAGGTCGCCGGCCTTGTCGGTGACCAGCGCGGCGCTGCCCTCGTCGGCGAGGTTGAAGATGCCCGCGGTCACCTGGTAGCCGCCGAACGGTGCGGTGAGGCCGGCCCGGACGACCTGGCTGCAGTCGTTCTCGGCCAGCAGCGCACCGAGGTCACCGGTCGTGGCGATCTGGCAGTCGGTGTCGATGTGGGTCATCGTGACCTGGTAGGGCGCCGCACCCGAGACCAGGCGGATCTCCTGCTCGGGGAACACTTCGCCCTGGGTCAGCGGCTTGTCGTCGAGCGCCCGGCTGCTGATCGCCAGCGACGAGACCGGCGGCGGTGGGGCGGCGGAGTCACCGCCGTGGCCGCGTCGCTCGTCGGCGATGATGAAAAAGGCGCTCAGGCCGACGATCGACGTGATGATCAGGGCGGCCATGCCGCTCATCAGCGACTGCAGCGCCTGCTGCGGCTCACGGGGTGCCCGCCGCTGAGGCCCGCGCCGCGGTGCTGCGGCGCGGGTCTGGCGGTGCTGCGGCGGGGCCTGTCGGGTCAGGCCCTGCCGGGCGAACGCTTGGCGGGCGAGGGCCGGTCCGCCCAGCGCCTGTCGCGTCAGCAACGCGAGCCCGCCCTCCGGCTCCGCACGATGAGCATTCCCACGAGGAGCGCGAGAAGGATCCGCACGACGGACATCTGCGTGATGGGCATGAGCCGTCGCACGACGAGCGGAACGGGAGTGCGGATTGCCAAGCATGGACGTCACGGTAGGAGCGCACCGTGATCGATGAACGCACAGGATGTGCGGCACCCCCGTGGGTCCTCCCGTCGTTGCTGTGCGGGGGCTGGGGGAGGATGACGGGGTGACCGCCGACCATTACTTCAGCGCCGATCCGGCTGCGCCCGGGCGCCGGAGCCGCATCGAGTTCACCGCCGCCGGGAAGGCGTACGACCTGGCTGTCGCCGGCGGGGTGTTCTCCGCCGGGCGGCTCGACCCCGGCACCGCCGTCCTGCTGCGCAAGGGTGATCTGCCCAGCGCCACGACCGGTGGCACGTTCCTCGACCTGGGCTGCGGCTACGGCCCGATCGCCTGCGTGCTCGCGTCCGAGGCGCCGGATGCGACGGTGTGGGCGATCGACGTCAACACCCGGGCACGGGAGCTCACCGAGGAGAACGCCAAGACCCTGGGCCTGGCCGGCCGGGTGCGCGTGGCCGCCCCGGACGACGTACCCGGGGAGGTGCTCTTCGATCAGATCTGGAGCAACCCGCCCACCCACGTCGGCAAGGCGGAGTTGCACACTTTGCTGGAACGCTGGATGCCGCGGCTCCGGCCCGGCGGCACCGCCTGGATCGTGATCAACCGGAACCTTGGTGGTGATTCGCTGCACACCTGGCTCACCTCGTGGGGGTGGGACGTGGCGCGTACGGCCAGCCAGCGCGGGTTCCGGGTGCTGCGGGTGACCCGGAAAACCGACTGACCTGCGTCTCTTTCTCGGGCAGGATGCTCGCGTGGGTTATGTAGACGTTTCCGGGGCCGGTTTTGTGCTGCCGGACGGCCGTGAGCTCTTCGCCGACGTGTCGTTCCGGGTCGGCGAGGGTGCAAAGGTGGCCTTGGTCGGGCCGAACGGCGCCGGTAAGACGACGTTGCTGCGGATGGTCGCCGGGGACACACCGACGCCGATCGGCACGATCGCCCGTGCCGGTGGCCTCGGTGTCATGCGGCAGTTCATCGGCATGATCGGCGACGACCGCACGCTCGACGACCTGGCGTTGTCCCTGGTCGCGCCGCCGCTGCGCGCGGCGGGTGCGCTGCTGGCGTCGGCACAGGCCACGCTCGACGCCAAGCCCGACGCCGAGAAGGCGCAGCTGGCCTACGCCAACGCCATCGCCGGCTGGGGTGAGGCCGGTGGCTACGACGCCGAGGTGCTCTTCGACGTCGTGGCCGTGGGCATCCTCGGCAAGCCGTGGGAGGAGGTCAGGCACCGTCCGGTGCGGACACTCTCCGGCGGCCAGCAGAAACGCTTCGCCCTCGATCTGCTGCTGCGCGGCAGTGACGAGGTGCTGCTGCTCGACGAGCCGGACAACTTCCTCGACGTGCCCGGCAAACGCTGGCTGGAGACGCGGCTGCGCGAGTCGTCGAAGTCGGTGCTCTTCGTGTCGCACGACCGGGAGCTGCTGGCGCAGACCGCCGACCGGGTCGTCGCCGTCGAGGGTGGCAGCGCGTGGACACATCCGGGCGGTTTTGCGTCCTGGCACGAGGCCCGCTCCGACCGCCACGAACGACTGCTCGAGCTGCGGCGGCGCTGGGACGAGGAGCACGAGAAGATCAAGGAGCTCGTTTTCACGCTGAAGAACAAGGCGGCGTACAACGACGGGCTGGCCTCGCGCTATCAGGCGGCGCAGACGCGTCTGCGGAAGTTCGAGGAGGCCGGTCCGCCGCCACTGCCACCCAAGGAGCAGTCGCTGCGGATGAACCTGCGCGGCGGGCGTACGGGTAAGCGCGCG
Protein-coding regions in this window:
- a CDS encoding class I SAM-dependent methyltransferase; this translates as MTADHYFSADPAAPGRRSRIEFTAAGKAYDLAVAGGVFSAGRLDPGTAVLLRKGDLPSATTGGTFLDLGCGYGPIACVLASEAPDATVWAIDVNTRARELTEENAKTLGLAGRVRVAAPDDVPGEVLFDQIWSNPPTHVGKAELHTLLERWMPRLRPGGTAWIVINRNLGGDSLHTWLTSWGWDVARTASQRGFRVLRVTRKTD
- a CDS encoding ABC-F family ATP-binding cassette domain-containing protein, which translates into the protein MGYVDVSGAGFVLPDGRELFADVSFRVGEGAKVALVGPNGAGKTTLLRMVAGDTPTPIGTIARAGGLGVMRQFIGMIGDDRTLDDLALSLVAPPLRAAGALLASAQATLDAKPDAEKAQLAYANAIAGWGEAGGYDAEVLFDVVAVGILGKPWEEVRHRPVRTLSGGQQKRFALDLLLRGSDEVLLLDEPDNFLDVPGKRWLETRLRESSKSVLFVSHDRELLAQTADRVVAVEGGSAWTHPGGFASWHEARSDRHERLLELRRRWDEEHEKIKELVFTLKNKAAYNDGLASRYQAAQTRLRKFEEAGPPPLPPKEQSLRMNLRGGRTGKRAVMCTGLELENLTFPFDLEIWYGDRVAVLGANGTGKSHFLRLLAAGGTSPDVDNKPVDGAPLAHVAHNGVARLGARVRPGHFSQTHDRPELLKRTLVEILWRGDDHRSGMDRAGAMKALNRYELAAQGDQVFGTLSGGQQARFLVLLLELSGATVLLLDEPTDNLDLASAEALEEGLQAFEGTVIAVTHDRWFTRGFDRFVLFQSDGEVVETPEPVWDVR